In Platichthys flesus chromosome 20, fPlaFle2.1, whole genome shotgun sequence, a single genomic region encodes these proteins:
- the LOC133931784 gene encoding myosin-7-like, which produces MRELEGEVEIEQKRASEAIKGIRKYERRVKELTYQTEEDKKTGLRLQDLVDKLQLKVKAYKRHNEEADDQANTYLAKLRKVQHELEEVQERADIAESQVNKMRTKSRDFAKAGESE; this is translated from the exons ATGCGTGAACTGGAGGGTGAAGTAGAGATCGAGCAGAAAAGAGCCTCGGAGGCCATCAAGGGAATCCGTAAATACGAGAGGAGAGTCAAGGAGCTCACTTACCAGACAGAAGAGGACAAGAAGACCGGTTTGAGACTTCAGGACCTGGTGGACAAGCTGCAACTCAAAGTCAAGGCATACAAGCGGCACAATGAGGAAGCT GATGATCAGGCCAACACTTATCTTGCTAAGCTAAGGAAGGTTCAGcatgagctggaggaggtgcaggagcgAGCAGACATCGCTGAGTCCCAGGTCAACAAGATGAGAACCAAGAGCCGAGACTTTGCAAAG GCTGGTGAATCTGAGTAG